In Deltaproteobacteria bacterium, the genomic stretch TATGTTCAATATTCTAGAACGACTCCTTCAACTTTTTTCTTTAACTCAGGAGAATGCCGCTTTAATTAATACACAAAAAAGAAAGTCTACCAATTGTGTTGCCACAAGGTAACCATGGCTGTTGGTTGACGGTTGTTATCATAAACAACATAACCGACTCCGGTTATAAGCCCTAAGAGAACGCCTATAGTGATATTATCAGTGTGCTCTTGGGGTTTTCCATAAAAACTCAATGTACTTAATCCCAAAACTCCGCCACCAATACTTGTAAATAAGACGGTTGCGGTGGTTCTTTTAACAGTTGAAGAGTTTAATCCGCTCTGCGCTAAACTGTTTTGTGACCAAAGAAACAAAATGGTACTAAAAAAAAGAATCCTTAGAATGACGTTTTTCATTTCACCAACCTATCATTGAACATTCAATTTTGACAATTCCTTTTACCCAGGGGTAAATTAAGAGCTGTCCAACTTATTTTTAGATAGATTCTTAACCCCAATCAGAGAAAATTCGGAGACCCAGCAGAATATGGATACAAATTTCAGTAAAACTAATTATGATATAGCAAAATATATCGATCACACCATGCTCAAACCAGAAGCAACTGAATCACAAATTAAAAATTTATGTATGGAGGCTGTAGATAATCGTTTCTACTCTGTTTGCGTCAACTCTGTCTGGGTTCCTTTGTGTTCGTCTTTACTTAAAAATTCGGAGGTTAAAGTTTGTAGCGTTATTGGATTTCCCCTTGGCGCCATGTCAAGTCAAAGCAAGGCTTTTGAAACCTCTTGGTGTGTTGAAAATGGTGCAAGTGAAATAGATATGGTCTTACAGCTTGGTTTTTTGAAGAACAATCAATTTGAATTTGTTGTCTCAGATATTCAAACGGTTGTCGCCGCTGCCAAGGGAAAAACCGTAAAGGTCATTTTTGAAACCTGCTTACTCTCCCATGATGAAAAAATCAAAGCCTGCGAGGCCTCTCTTGCTGGGGGAGCTCAGTTTGTAAAAACCTCAACTGGATTTTCAACTGCGGGAGCTACCATAGAAGACGTTCAATTGATGAAACGTATTGTTGGAAATAATGCAAAAGTAAAAGCCAGCGGTGGAATTAAAAACCTTGCCCAAGCCATGGCTTTTATTTCCGCTGGTGCGGAAAGGCTTGGTACTAGCTCTGGGGTTGAAATACTTAAAGGTCTTGAATCAAAACAAGGTTACTAATTCCATTTTAGAAATAAAAAAGAACAGCAGGGGTTTTTAATGACTTATTTACCATCAGAGTTAATCAAGAAAAAAAGAAATGGCTTCTGTCATTCAGAATCTGAAATAGATTTTCTAATTCAAGCTTACACTCGAAATGAAATTCCCGATTATCAAATGTCGGCATGGTTGATGGCGGTCTATTTTCAGGGCTTAAGTGATGAAGAAATTTTATACTTAACAAAATCAATGATTCATTCTGGTCAAGTTGTTAATTTTAAAAGTATAGACACCTTTAGAGTCGATAAACATTCTACCGGAGGAGTGGGAGATAAAACAAGTTTGATTCTTGGTCCTATTGTTGCTGCGGCAGGAATTCTCGTTCCTATGATTTCTGGCAGAGGCTTGGGACATACCGGTGGAACCTTAGATAAACTTGAATCTATTCCTGGCTTTAATACGCAGCTAACTTTGAAACAATTTGTTGAGAATGTAGAAAAACATCATATTTGTTTTATTGGACAAACCAGAGAAATTTGCCCTGCTGATAAAAAAATATACGCCTTAAGAGACGTCACTTCCACCGTAGAAAGCATCCCTCTGATTTGCGCTAGTATCATGTCGAAAAAACTAGCAGAAGGCATAAATGGTTTAGTTTTGGATGTAAAAGTTGGCTCTGGTGCTTTTATGAAAGATTTATCAAAAGCTGAAGAATTAGCTCGCCAATTAATGAATATTGGAACGGGTTATGGAAAGAAGGTGACAGCTGTGTTGACAAATATGAATCAACCACTTGGAAGATTTGCAGGAAATGCATTAGAGGTATTTGAATGCATTGAAATCCTTAAAGGAAATAGGTCCCAAAATAGCTTAGGAGTTGATTTATTTCAAGATACGAGGGAACTAAGTCTTGTTCTTTCAGCACACATGATACTTTTATCAGGAAAATATAAAAACTATGAAGCTGCCTATCAAAAAGCTACAGAGCTTTTATCTTCTGGAAAGGCATTAAAAAAATTTGAAGAGCTCTGTGAACTTCACTCTGGAAATCTAAATCAATTCAAAATTCTACCCCCTGCTTATGAAATAAAATCCCCCTCTTCAGGCTTTTTTTCCTTTGTTAATACTGAAAAAGTGGGCGTTGCCTTGATCCAATTAAAGGCAGGACGAAATCAAAAAGAAGATATTTTGGATCTTCATTCGGGGATTGAATTTCATTTTAAAACTGGCGACCACGTAACCGAAGGTGATACCCTTTTTACTCTTTATGGCTCAAATAAAAGCTTATTCCCACTTGCTGAAAAGCTGCTAATTGAATGCTTTAAAATTTCCTTGCAAAGATCTTCAAAAGAAGATCTTATCTATAAAGTGATGTTGTCCTCTTAAAGAAAAAAGTTGGGAGTCCTTTTGGTAAAAACGGCGATAGAAAAATTAACTGAAACTGTTGGTTATATTCGAAGCCAATCTCCTGTAAAACCAAAAATAGGAATTATTCTTGGCTCTGGACTTGGTGCTTTTGTCGACCAGGTCCAAGTAAGCACAAAAATTCGCTACGATGATATTCCTCATTTTATGCCCCCAACAGTAGATGGGCATCAAGGTAATTTAATTCTTGGTCATGTGGGCATCAATCCTGTGGCAATTCTTCAGGGGAGAAATCATTATTACGAAGGTCACAGCATGGAAACCGTTGTTTTCCCAACTAGAACTTTAGCTATTTTAGGAATAGAATATTTAATTTTGACTAATTCTGCTGGTGGTTTCGGCG encodes the following:
- the deoC gene encoding deoxyribose-phosphate aldolase, giving the protein MDTNFSKTNYDIAKYIDHTMLKPEATESQIKNLCMEAVDNRFYSVCVNSVWVPLCSSLLKNSEVKVCSVIGFPLGAMSSQSKAFETSWCVENGASEIDMVLQLGFLKNNQFEFVVSDIQTVVAAAKGKTVKVIFETCLLSHDEKIKACEASLAGGAQFVKTSTGFSTAGATIEDVQLMKRIVGNNAKVKASGGIKNLAQAMAFISAGAERLGTSSGVEILKGLESKQGY
- a CDS encoding thymidine phosphorylase, with translation MTYLPSELIKKKRNGFCHSESEIDFLIQAYTRNEIPDYQMSAWLMAVYFQGLSDEEILYLTKSMIHSGQVVNFKSIDTFRVDKHSTGGVGDKTSLILGPIVAAAGILVPMISGRGLGHTGGTLDKLESIPGFNTQLTLKQFVENVEKHHICFIGQTREICPADKKIYALRDVTSTVESIPLICASIMSKKLAEGINGLVLDVKVGSGAFMKDLSKAEELARQLMNIGTGYGKKVTAVLTNMNQPLGRFAGNALEVFECIEILKGNRSQNSLGVDLFQDTRELSLVLSAHMILLSGKYKNYEAAYQKATELLSSGKALKKFEELCELHSGNLNQFKILPPAYEIKSPSSGFFSFVNTEKVGVALIQLKAGRNQKEDILDLHSGIEFHFKTGDHVTEGDTLFTLYGSNKSLFPLAEKLLIECFKISLQRSSKEDLIYKVMLSS